One genomic region from Phragmites australis chromosome 1, lpPhrAust1.1, whole genome shotgun sequence encodes:
- the LOC133911873 gene encoding poly [ADP-ribose] polymerase 2-A-like gives MSARLRVEELRAELQRRGLDASGTKPKLVRRLDAAIRREEKAAISKAADGDDVVADGAVVDGKENGKNTKKRKRPGDGEDEGNGDLSLDAAKLEDMSYRDLQALAKARGLAANGSKKNVIELLLLAPADATVAADVGVQDKKEAGKGGDGEVEEEVKKERMVTATKKGAAVLNQHIPDHIKMTYHVLQVGDEVYDATLNQTNVGSNNNKFYIIQVLESDSGGSFMVYNRWGRVGARGQDKLHGPFPTRDQAIYEFEGKFEDKTNNLWSDRKKFKCYAKKYTWLEMDYGETDKETNTTKKKGSITDQIKETKLESRIAQFISLICNISMMKQQMVEIGYNADKLPLGKLSKSTILKGYDVLKRISKVISRADRRQLEQLTGEFYTVIPHDFGFRKMREFIIDTPQKLKAKLEMVEALGEIEIATKLLEDDSSDQDDPLYARYKQLRCDFAPLEFDSEEYSMIKTYLMNTHGKTHSGYTVDIVQIFKVSRLGETERFQKFANAGNKMLLWHGSRLSNWTGILSQGLRIAPPEAPVTGYMFGKGVYFADMFSKSANYCYASETSRSGVLLLCEVALGDMNELLNADYDANNLPKGKLSTKGVGQTGPDLAESKITEDGVVVPLGKPKEEPSKKGSLLYNEYIVYNVDQIRMRYVLHVSFSFKRR, from the exons ATGTCGGCGAGGCTGCGGGTGGAGGAGCTCCGCGCCGAGCTGCAGCGCCGCGGCCTCGACGCCTCCGGCACCAAGCCCAAGCTC GTGCGGAGGCTGGACGCCGCTATTCGCAGGGAGGAGAAGGCAGCAATTTCCAAGGCGGCAGATGGGGACGACGTAGTCGCAGATGGTGCGGTCGTGGATGGCAAAGAGAACGGCAAGAACACCAAGAAGAGGAAAAGGCCCGGTGATGGGGAGGACGAGGGGAACGGTGATCTGTCACTAGATGCAGCGAAGCTAGAGGACATGTCGTACCGGGACCTGCAGGCGTTGGCCAAGGCACGGGGACTCGCGGCAAATGGAAGCAAGAAGAATGTCATCGAGTTGTTGCTCTTGGCTCCTGCTGATGCCACGGTAGCTGCGGATGTTGGTGTTCAGGACAAGAAGGAAGCTGGAAAAG GTGGTGATGGGGAGGTTGAGGAGGAGGTGAAAAAGGAGAGGATGGTTACAGCCACGAAGAAAGGTGCTGCAGTGCTGAATCAGCACATCCCTGACCACATAAAAATGACCTATCATGTCTTGCAAGTG GGTGATGAGGTCTATGATGCTACCTTGAACCAGACTAATGTTGGAAGCAACAACAATAAGTTCTATATCATCCAAGTTTTAG AATCTGATTCTGGTGGAAGCTTCATGGTTTACAATAGATGGGGGAGAGTAGGGGCACGAGGTCAAGATAAGCTACATGGCCCCTTTCCAACACGTGACCAAGCAATATATGAATTTGAGGGAAAGTTTGAGGACAAAACTAATAACCTTTGGTCTGATCGCAAGAAGTTCAAATGTTATGCAAAGAAATACACTTGGCTTGAAATGGACTATGGTGAAACTGACAAGGAAACA AATACGACTAAGAAGAAAGGTTCCATTACTGATCAGATAAAAGAGACAAAACTTGAATCTCGAATTGCACAATTCATATCTCTGATCTGCAATATTAGCATGATGAAGCAGCAAATGGTGGAAATAG GTTATAATGCTGATAAACTTCCCCTTGGAAAGTTAAGCAAATCTACAATACTTAAG GGTTATGATGTTCTGAAGAGGATCTCCAAAGTTATTTCAAGGGCAGACAGGAGACAGCTTGAGCAATTGACTGG AGAATTCTACACTGTGATTCCTCATGACTTTGGTTTCAGAAAGATGC GTGAATTTATTATCGACACTCCTCAGAAACTAAAAGCTAAGTTGGAAATG GTTGAAGCCCTTGGTGAGATTGAGATTGCAACAAAGCTTCTGGAGGATGATTCAAGTGACCAG GATGATCCACTATATGCTCGATACAAGCAACTTCGTTGTGACTTTGCGCCGCTTGAATTTGATTCTGAAGAATATTCtatg ATAAAAACCTATTTGATGAATACTCATGGCAAAACACACTCGGGTTATACTGTGGACATAGTGCAAATATTTAAGGTGTCAAGGCTGGGTGAAACAGAACGATTTCAGAAG TTTGCTAATGCAGGAAATAAGATGCTTCTGTGGCATGGTTCTCGGTTGAGCAACTGGACCGGGATCCTTTCTCAGG GTTTGCGAATTGCTCCTCCTGAAGCACCTGTTACTGGCTACATGTTTGGCAAGGGTGTTTACTTTGCTGACATGTTTTCCAAGAGTGCAAACTATTGCTACGCTTCAGAAACATCTAGATCTGGAGTGCTGCTTCTATGTGAG GTTGCATTGGGCGATATGAATGAGCTACTGAATGCAGATTACGATGCTAATAACCTACCCAAGGGAAAACTAAG TACAAAGGGAGTTGGTCAAACAGGACCGGACTTAGCGGAGTCCAAGATTACTGAGGATGGTGTGGTTGTTCCCCTTGGGAAACCTAAAGAGGAACCTTCCAAAAAG GGTAGCTTGCTTTACAACGAGTACATAGTGTACAACGTAGATCAGATAAGAATGCGGTATGTCCTCCATGTCTCCTTCAGCTTCAAAAGACGGTAG